Below is a genomic region from Isosphaeraceae bacterium EP7.
TCAGATCGTGTCGCCGAGAAGGTCGGACATCGCGTAGAGCCCCGGACGCTTACCGGCCAGGAACGCCGCGGCGTCCAGGGCCCCGCGGGCGAACCCGTCGCGGTTCAGGGCCCGATGGGACAGCTCGAGGCACTCGCCCATCAGGCCGAAGACGACCGTGTGCTCGCCCGGATTGTCCCCGGTGCGCAGGGCGTGCAGGCCGATCTCGCCGCGGGGCCGCTCGCCCACCTGCCCCTCACGCCCATTGACGAACTTGCGGATCCCGATGGCGCCGGCCACTTCCTCGGCCAGCCTGAGGGCCGTGCCGCTGGGGGCGTCCTTCTTGAAGTGGTGGTGCCGCTCGATGATCTCGACGTCGGCCTCATCCCCGAGCGCCTTGGCCGCCTCGCCCGCCAGCCTGATGAGCAGGTTGACCGCACGGCTGAGATTCGGCGAGATCAGGAGCGCGATCTCATCCTTGGCGGCCCGGATCTCTTCGAGCTGCTCGGGCTCGAATCCGGTGGTGGCGACCACGACCGGGATCTTCCGCAGCCGGCACGCCGCGACCAGGGCCACGCTCGCCGCCGGGGTGGAGAAGTCGATCACCGCATCAATAGGAACGGTCTCGGGCAGGGTGCAACTGAGCGGCACACCCAGCGGGCCAAGCCCCAGGACGACGCCCACATCTTCGCCCAGCTTGGGGTGCTCGGGGCGGTCTACGGCCGCGCCCAAGGTCATCCTGGGGTCGTCCTGGATGAGTTGGATCAGGCGAGTTCCCATCCGTCCGGTCGCGCCATGAATGGCGACCGAGATCGACTTCGTTTCCAAGGTATCCCGCCCTTCGATCGGCCTGTCAGACATGAGAATTCGGCCTATTTAATGCGCGCCGACGGTTCAAGAGTCGAGCTCGGCCTCGGACGCCAACGAAATATGGCGGATGATCGCGTCCAGGTCGTTGGGCACGATCACGGGGCGGTTGGCGAACCCGGCACGCTTGACCCCGCGCGACCCGAGCACCTTCTCGAACTGCTCCTGGTCAGTGCCATGATAGGCCACCGTCGCGGTCGGGTCCTTCAACTGGTGCCCGGTCAGGATGCAGACAACCCGGTCGGACGGGGCAATGACCCCCTCCTCGCGCAGCCGCTTGGCCCCGGCCACCGACGCCGCGCTGGCGGGCTCGCAGCCCATGCCGCCGGCCCCCACCCAGGCCTTGGCGTCCAGAATCTCCTGGTCGCCCACCTGGCGCACCACGCCGTCGCAGAAGTCCAGCGCCCGCAAGCATTTCTTGAGGTTCACGGGGCGGTTGATCTCGATGGCCGACGCGATCGTGTTCGCCTTCGCGTTGGCGTCGGTCATCCGCTGATAGAACGAGCTGGTCGTGTCGTCCGAGGGCAGGCCGTCGTTCCATCGAAGGTCGTGGCTGTTGACCAGCTGCTCGAGCGTCTGGGCGCCCGACGCGTTGATGACCGCGAGCCGCGGAACACGATCGATCAGGCCGAGGGCCTTCAGCTCGATGAAGGCCTTGCCGAAGGCGCTGGAATTGCCCAGGTTGCCGCCGGGGACCACGATCCAGTCGGGGGGCTCCCAGGCGAGCGACTCCAGGACCCGGTACATGATGGCCTTCTGGCCTTCGAGCCGGAACGGATTCACCGAGTTCATCAGGTAGATGCCAAGCCGGTCGGCCACCTCGCGGACGCGGGCCATGGCGTCGTCGAAATCGCCGACGATCTGGATCGTCAGGGCGCCGTGGTCGAGCGCCTGGGCCAGCTTCCCGTAGGAGATCTTGCCCGATCCGATAAAGATGATCGCCTTGAAGCCGAACGACGTGGCGGAGCAGTAGACCGACAGGGCGGCCGAGGTGTTGCCCGTGCTGGCACAGGCCACGCGGCGGGCGCCGACCATCCGCGCGTGGGTGAACGCGGCGGTCATCCCGTTGTCCTTGAAGCTGCCCGAGGGGTTCATCCCCTCATATTGCAGCAGCAGGTTGCCGGGATTCATCCCGACGTGCACGCCCACCTTATCGGCGACCTGGAGCGGGGTCTGGCCCTCGCCAATCGTCACGACCATCTCGGGCGGGGCGAACGGGAGCAGCTCGCGGAACCGCCAGACGCCTGAGTAGTTCAGGGGGTTGAGCCGGTCCGTCCACTTGGCCTCGAATTCCGAGAGGCTCCGGGGCACGGGCAGCCGGTCCCAGTCATACACCACGTCGATCAGGTCGCCGCAGCGCGGGCAGGCGAAGACGGCCTGGTCGACGGCCAGCGTCTGGCCGCAAGCCGGGTTGATGCAGCGCTGGTAGGCGCGATCGGTCAGGACGCCGCCGGTCACCACGGCCATCTCGATGCCTCGCCTCGCCACGCGGACGTTCAGTCGGTCGATTGCGGGGATGCGCCAGGGTGTCCGGACCCCGGCAAGCTCTCGACTACTGTAACGACGTCGACGAGCGCCGGGCAAGCCGAAACCGGCCGGGGGGCCGTCAGACAAATCGCGACGTCGGATCCTGGAGCGTGGCGCCATCGCCGCCCGCGACCGGCCCGCTGTCGGGGTTCAGCCGCTCGTAGACCTCGTGGCGATGCACCTCGACGTCCGCCGGAGCCTCGATGCCCAGCCGGACCTTGTCCCCCTGAATCCGGACCACGGTCACGACGATCGATTCGCCGATGTGTATCCGTTCTCCTACCTTGCGCGTCAGGACGAGCATCGTTGTCTCACTCCTCGATTGGTGTCGGATCAAGGGCGTCTGCACGATGCATCCCGGCATTGGCCGCGCATCACGCGAGGTCTCCCGCGACGACTCCGACGTCGGCGTGGACCTCAGCGTCCTCTGCATCACTTACGCCGAGCATGGAAGGATTGTGACGCCAGGCCTCGGGCCTCGAAAACCAGGACGTCAGGCACGACCGGTTTAGGCGGCCAAGTTTGTCGAAGTTTCACTCACACAAGGGCTTGACGTTAAGATTCAATCTCATATGCTTTAACTTGCCTGGTTGATCTCTCCTCTACGCTGGCATGTGCCTAAACACCAGTACTACACGAGACATCTTGAGGATTCTCATGGCAGCGGCCCCCAAGAGCAGCACGTCTTCGAAGACCGTCAAGGTGGCCACTCCCGCCGGTCGCCCGCTGTCTGAAGTCCGTCGTGTCGCCGACCTGCTTAAGCAGGTCTCCGACCCCACCAGGCTTCAGATCCTGCTGCTGCTGGCCGAGAAGGAGCGGAATGTCTCGGAACTCTGCTCCGACCTGGGCACCCAGAGCCAGCCGGCCGTCAGCCATCACCTGGCCCTGCTCCGTCACGGTCGGCTGATCGAGCCCCGCCGCTCCGGCAAGCACAATTTCTACTACCTGACCGATGGCGGTCGCGACCTCACCGCGGTCGTCGACACCGTCATCGGCTGACACCAGCCGTCGGGCCCACGAGCGATGACGCTCGCCCGTCACCCGGCCCGTGCATCTCGAGTCGAGTCGGCACCGCTAAGCCTGCCCCCGGGCGATGACGCCCAATTCATCGAGCAAGTGACGCAGGTGCGACTCGATCTCGCGGGCCGTTTCCAGGTAGACCTCGCGCCCGGACCCGATCGGGTCGTCCAGATCGCCCCCCCTCGGGTCGAGGAGCCTCGCCTTCGGCCTCGCCTCGGGCGCCTGCTCGAGCAGGATCTCCAGGTGGTCGGCCGTCATCGCCAGGACATGGTCCGCGGCCGAGGCCAGCGAGGCCGTGATCATCCGGCTGGCGTGGTCCTTCAGCGACCCGCCGCGTGACCGGACCACCTCGACGGCGTACGCCGCGGCCGGCATGCCCGGGTGGGCCGCCACCCCGGCCGACATCACCACGAACCCGTGGTCCTCGAGCGCCCCGGGATCGCAGCCGAGACGACGCGCCAACTCCGCCTTACAAAGCGCCTCGGCCATCGGACTGCGGCAGGTATTGCCCGTGCAGACGAACAGGATCAACGTGCCCGACATCCTCTTTAACTCCTCGGGACCGGCCGCCCCTTCGCTCAGGATCGTCCAGCGCTCGCCCTCGACGAGCACGACCGTCGGCGCGTGACCCCGCTCGGCCGGGCCATCATCGATCAGGATGTCGCACCGAGGTCCCGCCTCCAGGTCGTCCACCCGGGCGACGGTCCCCGACAGCACGACCGGCCCCGGCAGCAGCCGCAAGACCTCGCGCAGCAACGGGTGGGCGGGCGCCCTCAGCGAGATCGACGAGTCGCGGACAACCTGGGCCCGCACCGTGCCGGGCAGGCGCGACGCCAGGCCGTCGGCGACTTGGCCCCGGAAGACCAGGGTCAGGGGACCGGGCCAACCTCGCCTGGCCAGCCTGAGGGCAGCCGGACTGACATCAGGCACCCAGTCGGCCACCTCGTCGGCCCCCTTCACAAAGAGGGACGGCAATGGCCCTTCGGCCCCTTCGGGCATGCCCAGGCGTGCCACCGCATCGGGCTTCAGCGCGCTGGCGACCAGGCCGTAAGCGTCGCCCGTCGGCAGGCCCACGACGCCCCCCTGAGCCAGGCAGGCGACCACCCGATGCACCACGTCCCGGGGGTCGTCCGCTCGCCTCAAGTCGATGCGTTCCGGCTTGGTTCCGGGCTCGGCCATGAATCGTCCGCCGTCGTGATCGGGAGCCGGTGAACCGAGCCCGCGCCGGCGCGGACTCGCCTCCCCCACTCTACGAATTCGCCACTCGGCCGGTCAATCCGGCCCGCCCGGCCTGCGATCAACCGGGCCTGCCGCCCCTCGCTCACGCGCGTGAATGGGGTCAATTGGCATTGCCACGCCTAAATAATCAGTCGCTTCCCTATGAGCCGTCGAAATCGGCCGAAGATCGCCGGGCCCGCCTTCGTTCTCTCAGACCGATTTAAACTTGTGCAATCTTGGGTCGATGAGGAGGCCCCGGGCGTCGACGACATCACCGGGACCCCATCAAGCCCAGGGCTCGGCCCCCCCGCCGGGGATGAGAAACCACCGACGTCCGATCCGAAGGCCGACGTCAGATGGCGATGTCCTGGAGGTTCAACCTCCCGCCCGAATGATCCGAGGCTCGGGCCCCTGCCCGGCGCGCGAGGGCAAGTCCGCCGGACCGTCGTCGCTCGCTCGTTTTGGTGTTAGAATCCGTGAGACCATCGCCGGTCGGACGGTCGACCGGCCAGGTTTCCCGGGAGGTCGTCGTTCTCATGCGCATCCTGGTCGTCGGCGGTGCGGGATATATCGGCAGCCACGCAGTCCGCAGCCTGATCGGGGCCGGGCACTTCGTCAAGGTGTTCGACAACCTCGACGCGGGGCACCGCGCGGCCGTGCCCGAGGGGTTGCTCATCCGGGGCGACCTGGCCGAGCGCGAGGCCGTCGAGGATGCGCTGCTGGCCCACCGGATCGACGCGGTGATGCACTTCGCCGCGTTCACGTCGGTGCCCGAGAGCGTGGCTGACCCGTCCAAGTATTATCGCAATAACCTCATCGGCACCCTCAACCTGCTTGAGGCGATGCGTTCGACGGGCGCCCGATCGATCGTCTTCTCCAGCACCGCGGCCGTCTACGGAGCCCCCGACGCCGGGGCGATCTCCGAGCAGAGCCCGACGCGGCCCATCAACCCTTACGGCTTCACCAAGCTGACGATGGAGCGGGCCCTGGCCGACTACGCCGCCGCCTACGGCTTCGGCTTCGCCGTGCTGCGTTACTTCAACGCCTGCGGCGCCTCCGCTGACGGCACGATCGGCGAGGACCATTCGCCCGAGACCCACCTCATCCCGATCATCCTCCAGGTCGCCCTCGGCCAGCGCCCGCATCTCTCCGTCTTCGGGTCCGACTACCCGACTCCCGACGGCACGTGCATCCGCGACTATATCCACGTCGAAGACCTGGCCGAGGCCCATCGGCTGGTGCTCGGGCAGATCTCTCCCGGCAAGGGCCTGACGTATAACGTCGGGACCGGCAAGGGGTTCAGCGTCCGCGAGGTCATCGAGTCGGCTCGCCGCGTCACCGGCCGGCCGATCGCGGTCGTCGAGCACGACCGCCGGCCGGGCGACCCGCCTTCCCTGGTGGCGTCGTCGGACGCGATCAAGCGTGACCTCGGCTGGACGCCCCGCTACGACGAAATCGACGCGATCGTCGCCTCGGCCTGGGCCTGGCACTCGTCCCACCCCCGGGGCTATGCCGATACTCGCTGAGGCCAGGGCGTCGCCCTTCACCGGGCTCGCCCATGCTAGGGTGGTCACCTGATCACCTTGATGGGAACAGGCGATCATGGTATTCCGATGAACCGTATGGTCGCTGCGTGTTACGCCGCGACCAACGGCCGTTGCGCGCCCGACCGCGTCGGGGTGCCTCGGGCAGATCGGGGTCGGGACGAGGGGGCGTGATGGCCGACACGGAGTCGTCGCTGGCGAAGATGCTGCTAGGGGAGCTCTCGACGCTCGAGCCGGGGCAGGAGGCGGTCTGCTACGCGGCGCTCGCGGAGAAGACCCGGGCCTTCACGAAGATGCAGTCTCCCTATTGGAAGTGCGTCTTCTCGGACCGCTACGCCAAGCGAGACTTCATGCTCTGGTCGGACGACCCCCTGCACGAGCGGGCCGCTACCTGGGCCGACGGCCTGGTCTATCGCCTTCACGTCGCCAGCCGCAGCTCGCCGCGAGGGACCACGGTCCGGGTCCTCAGCATCCGCGAGGTCTCGATCGAAGATGCCGAGGAAGGCTACAGGGTCTCCGACGTCTATGAGGCGTCGAGGTTCGAGCCCGAGGAGTCGATCCAGGCGATCTACAAGATCGTCGGCGAGTGTATCGACGATAAGTATCTCCGCGAACTGGTCTTGCGGATCTTCCAGCAGCACGACGCGGCGATCCGCGAGATGCCGGCGGCCAAGAGCATGCACCACGCCTTCACCGGCGGCCTGCTCGAGCACATCCGCAGCATGGCCCGCGTCTGCGCCTCGTTGGCCAAGCATTACGGCCGCTATTACCACGACCTCGACCCTCCCTTGAATTGCAGCCTGATCGTGGCCGCGGGCATCCTGCACGACGTCGGCAAGCTTTACGAGCTGGAATATCACCCGGTCGCCGCCCGCTACACCACGCTCGGCCAGCTGATCGGCCACGTCGTGATGGGCCGCGACATGGTCCGCGCGGCGGCCGCCGAGATCGAGGGGTTCCCCGTGGAGACGCTGCTTCAGCTGGAGCACGCGATCCTGGCGCACCACGGCAAGCGCGAGTTCGGCGCCCCGGTGCTGCCGGCGACCCTGGAAGCCCTGATCGTCTCGTATGCCGACGACCTCGACGCCAAGATCAACCAGGCCGCGCAGGCCCGCCTGCGGTCCAACAGCACGGCCGAGTTCACCGAGGACATCTTCTTCGGCGCGGAACGCAGGCGCATTTACAAGGGCGTGCGATCCGAGCAGGAACGCGACACAGGTCCGTGCGACCCCGACTCCTGAGCCTTCCGGAAACCCCCGGACAATGCCCGTTGGCGACGGCCCGCCCCGGCCTTACAATGAGGCCTCCTCCGCCCCCGGCGTCCGCTGGAAGCCGTGGAGTCGGCGGACGAAACACGACCCACGGGATATCACACCGCGATGAAACTCGAACGATCCTTGATGTGGGCGGCCCTGCCCCTGATCGCCCTGGTCGGCTGTACCGACCCGAACATGACCAACGAGCCGCCCGCCAACCCGCCCGCCGTCACGGCCCCCGGCACGGCCCCCGGCACGGAACCGATCCAGCCCGAACACGCCGAGGGCAAGGACAAGCCGGGCACGCCCGCCCCCGCGCCGGTCGAGGCCGTCCCGACCCCCGCACCGGCCGAGGTCAAGCCGGCCGAGCCGACCCCGACCCCCGCTCCGACCCCGGCCCCGGCCCCGGCCGAACCGAAGGACGCCCCCGCGCCGGCCTCCGCCGACCCGAAGGACGCCCCGAAGAGCGTCGAGCTCAGCGCCGACGAGATCGACGCGATCAAGAAGCTGCCCGAGGCCGACCGCGGCATCGCCCTGGCGCAGCTGGTCTGCCCGGTGAGCGACGAGCACCTCGGCTCGATGGACGTGCCGGTGAAGGTCTCCAGCGACGGCAAGGTCGCGTTCCTCTGCTGCAAGGGCTGCAAGAGCGACTTCGACAAGGACCCGAAGGCGATCTTCGACAAAATCGCCAAGAAATGACCTGAGAGCCCGCCCTCCGGTCTGCCCTCGAATTGTCGGGGGCAGGCCTCCCCGTCCCCGATCCTGCGCCGGCTGGGAGATTCGGGGAACTTCTCTCCGGGGCTGGCGATCCCGCGAACTGCTTGCTAGAATGCGCCCCCGGTGATAGAGGTGTTCGCGCGCGATCCGAGGTTGTCCCCGCCGCAGGCGCGGCGGTCGCCGCCCAGGATCGCATGCGGACCTGCCTGGCCGGATCCCCTCCGAAAGGCAACCCGGCGTCCCACTCGGGACGTCCGAGCCCGCCTCGACCGAGGCCGACGTCGGCCGCCAACTCCCCCTTCGCCTCGTGTGCTTGGCCCTCCCGCTGATGCGTCCGGTTTCCCGGCCTCTCCCGCATCGCCAGGACGAGCCCGACCGCCCCGCTCCGGCCCATGCCGGGCCCGATCTTCGCCGATCGGCCTGCCCGCCATGCCGCACTCGTCCTCCCAAACAACCCCTCGCTCGCTCGGAGTCCTCGGACCCATGGCCCAATCCAGTGCTCGCCAGAGCGCCATCGCCGCCATCACCACGTGGTCGACCGATGGCCATAGCAAGCCCATGAAGCAGACGCCGATCCGTCAGCTCTTCGGCTCCAACGTCTTCTCCGACGAGGTGATGCGGGCCAGGCTGCCTGAGAACACCTACAAGGCCCTGCGCAGCACGATCAAGAAGGGCGTGCCGCTGGATCCGACCGTCGCCGACGTCGTGGCCACCGCCATGAAGGAATGGGCGATGGAGCGGGGCGCCACCCACTACACGCATTGGTTCCAGCCCATGACGGGGCTGACCGCCGAGAAGCACGACAGCTTCCTGGCCCCCAGCGACGAGGGCATCGCCATCGTCGAGTTCTCCGGCGGCGAGCTCGTCCGCGGCGAGCCTGACGCGTCCAGCTTCCCCTCCGGCGGCATCCGGGCCACCTTCGAAGCCCGCGGCTACACCGCCTGGGACCCGACCAGCCCGGCCTTCATCCTCGAGAACCCCAACGGCACCACGCTCTGCATCCCCACGGCCTTCTGCTCGTGGACCGGAGAGGCCCTCGACAAGAAGACCCCCCTGCTCAGGTCGATGGAGGCCCTCTCCAAGCAGGCCGTCCGCATCCTGAAGCTGTTCGGCTCCACCGCCAGCCGGGTCTACACCACGGCGGGCCCCGAGCAGGAATACTTCCTGATCGACAAGAACTTCTATTACGCGCGCCCCGACCTGATCAACGCCGGCCGCACCCTCTTCGGCGCGAAGCCCCCCAAGGGGCAGGAGATGGAGGACCACTACTTCGGCGCCATCCCCGACCGCGTCCTCGCCTGCATGCTCGAGACCGAGACCGAGCTG
It encodes:
- the dapB gene encoding 4-hydroxy-tetrahydrodipicolinate reductase, which codes for METKSISVAIHGATGRMGTRLIQLIQDDPRMTLGAAVDRPEHPKLGEDVGVVLGLGPLGVPLSCTLPETVPIDAVIDFSTPAASVALVAACRLRKIPVVVATTGFEPEQLEEIRAAKDEIALLISPNLSRAVNLLIRLAGEAAKALGDEADVEIIERHHHFKKDAPSGTALRLAEEVAGAIGIRKFVNGREGQVGERPRGEIGLHALRTGDNPGEHTVVFGLMGECLELSHRALNRDGFARGALDAAAFLAGKRPGLYAMSDLLGDTI
- the thrC gene encoding threonine synthase; translation: MAVVTGGVLTDRAYQRCINPACGQTLAVDQAVFACPRCGDLIDVVYDWDRLPVPRSLSEFEAKWTDRLNPLNYSGVWRFRELLPFAPPEMVVTIGEGQTPLQVADKVGVHVGMNPGNLLLQYEGMNPSGSFKDNGMTAAFTHARMVGARRVACASTGNTSAALSVYCSATSFGFKAIIFIGSGKISYGKLAQALDHGALTIQIVGDFDDAMARVREVADRLGIYLMNSVNPFRLEGQKAIMYRVLESLAWEPPDWIVVPGGNLGNSSAFGKAFIELKALGLIDRVPRLAVINASGAQTLEQLVNSHDLRWNDGLPSDDTTSSFYQRMTDANAKANTIASAIEINRPVNLKKCLRALDFCDGVVRQVGDQEILDAKAWVGAGGMGCEPASAASVAGAKRLREEGVIAPSDRVVCILTGHQLKDPTATVAYHGTDQEQFEKVLGSRGVKRAGFANRPVIVPNDLDAIIRHISLASEAELDS
- the csrA gene encoding carbon storage regulator CsrA; this translates as MLVLTRKVGERIHIGESIVVTVVRIQGDKVRLGIEAPADVEVHRHEVYERLNPDSGPVAGGDGATLQDPTSRFV
- a CDS encoding metalloregulator ArsR/SmtB family transcription factor, with the protein product MAAAPKSSTSSKTVKVATPAGRPLSEVRRVADLLKQVSDPTRLQILLLLAEKERNVSELCSDLGTQSQPAVSHHLALLRHGRLIEPRRSGKHNFYYLTDGGRDLTAVVDTVIG
- a CDS encoding Sua5/YciO/YrdC/YwlC family protein gives rise to the protein MAEPGTKPERIDLRRADDPRDVVHRVVACLAQGGVVGLPTGDAYGLVASALKPDAVARLGMPEGAEGPLPSLFVKGADEVADWVPDVSPAALRLARRGWPGPLTLVFRGQVADGLASRLPGTVRAQVVRDSSISLRAPAHPLLREVLRLLPGPVVLSGTVARVDDLEAGPRCDILIDDGPAERGHAPTVVLVEGERWTILSEGAAGPEELKRMSGTLILFVCTGNTCRSPMAEALCKAELARRLGCDPGALEDHGFVVMSAGVAAHPGMPAAAYAVEVVRSRGGSLKDHASRMITASLASAADHVLAMTADHLEILLEQAPEARPKARLLDPRGGDLDDPIGSGREVYLETAREIESHLRHLLDELGVIARGQA
- the galE gene encoding UDP-glucose 4-epimerase GalE; amino-acid sequence: MRILVVGGAGYIGSHAVRSLIGAGHFVKVFDNLDAGHRAAVPEGLLIRGDLAEREAVEDALLAHRIDAVMHFAAFTSVPESVADPSKYYRNNLIGTLNLLEAMRSTGARSIVFSSTAAVYGAPDAGAISEQSPTRPINPYGFTKLTMERALADYAAAYGFGFAVLRYFNACGASADGTIGEDHSPETHLIPIILQVALGQRPHLSVFGSDYPTPDGTCIRDYIHVEDLAEAHRLVLGQISPGKGLTYNVGTGKGFSVREVIESARRVTGRPIAVVEHDRRPGDPPSLVASSDAIKRDLGWTPRYDEIDAIVASAWAWHSSHPRGYADTR
- a CDS encoding HD domain-containing protein; this translates as MADTESSLAKMLLGELSTLEPGQEAVCYAALAEKTRAFTKMQSPYWKCVFSDRYAKRDFMLWSDDPLHERAATWADGLVYRLHVASRSSPRGTTVRVLSIREVSIEDAEEGYRVSDVYEASRFEPEESIQAIYKIVGECIDDKYLRELVLRIFQQHDAAIREMPAAKSMHHAFTGGLLEHIRSMARVCASLAKHYGRYYHDLDPPLNCSLIVAAGILHDVGKLYELEYHPVAARYTTLGQLIGHVVMGRDMVRAAAAEIEGFPVETLLQLEHAILAHHGKREFGAPVLPATLEALIVSYADDLDAKINQAAQARLRSNSTAEFTEDIFFGAERRRIYKGVRSEQERDTGPCDPDS